A window of Poecilia reticulata strain Guanapo linkage group LG7, Guppy_female_1.0+MT, whole genome shotgun sequence genomic DNA:
CACTGCAGCTTTAGAGGAGTAATTGGATAGGTTCCAATTACCTACAGCATCAAGACTTTTCCTAATCATAAAAAGCTGGATAACACCTGAAATTGCTAAATTTAATATTTGCCGTTTTCAGAACAGGGAGATGGCCTCTGCCAAACTCTGACCAACGCGTGTTTGAGCCCCAAACCTGAAAAGCCTTGGGAAAAAGATGCCTGGGAAATCCCAAGATCTTCACTGAAGTTAGAAAAGAGACTTGGTGCAGGACAGTTTGGAGAAGTTTGGATGGGTGAGTCAGATCTGTGCCACTGTAAACAGtcagtaattgtttttttttttaccaaacttgTTATCAATTCCTTTGGTTGtatctgttttttcttcattgaaGCTACGTACAATAAGCACACCAAGGTAGCTGTGAAGACCATGAAGCCAGGCAGTATGTCAGTGGAAGCTTTCTTGATGGAAGCCAACCTGATGAAGAGTCTACAGCACGACAAACTGGTTCGACTCAATGCTGTGGTCACCAAAGAAGAGCCCATCTATATCATTACTGAGTACATGGAAAAAGGTGCAACTTTATGTTCACTTGATGCTTGAAAACGTTTTACACAACAATGTCTTATTCATCTAAAACCGTTGCAGAACTCACAGAACTCTTCTTCACTCATCATTAATTGGTCCCAGAGGATAAAGCCAATTGGTTGTCAGTCAGTTGGACGTCTACAAttttcaaacagcagcagaaaaaaagaaacaagtgtCACAACGGTTTACATGGAGGCTGTCTATTGAATCTTTAAATTGTTGTCAAGTTTGAATTGGCTACTTTGTTGAAAACATAGTGTCAGTGCTTCCTCTGACTGGTAGAGAAAACAACCAGCTTTGAATCTTTCTCTCTCAGTAACAGTATCAACATGACCGGAGTAGAAACTAGAAATAGAAGACGgctaaaattcattaaaaacatgttccaAGCTCTGACGCATAAGAAGAAAGTCTAAACTGTCGTACAGGAATGGCTTTAAGAGTTTATTACACTTGAAAGAGAAGATTTAAACACAAATTGCTTATCTAAAATACTGTCTGAAATtcatgtctttaaaaatgttgttatatatattttttatattcagtgACTGtgaatttaatgataattttaatGTGTATGAATATGTCTCCTTACAGGCAGTTTGTTGGACTTCTTAAAGAGTGACGAAGGCAACCGTGTCCAGCTTCCCAAACTTATTGACTTCTCTGCCCAGGTGGGAATTGTTTAATGTTATTTAGTGCAAACATCAGatatatttctgattttctgaaacAAGAGCTGTAAAGTGCCGTTTGTATAATGCTAATCGCATTTGGCACTcgtggtaaagatgtgtaaaaggccttaaaataaactcatcttTCATTGGCACAATTGCTAACTAGTAGCATACATGCTGATTATATAGTATGTGAGAGCTTGGATGCTAGTAAGGTGAAAGTTATtgagtgttaaaaaaaaaaaaaacatctttcactAGTCCAGTGTTCTGACTATTAGTGCTACCTCATCAGATTTTCTTACCGTAGCACGGATAGATAGCTATGACTGTCTAAAACTACCGTCATGTTTACAAAGCGAAAACTATTGCTGGTTGTGTTAATGTTCGATATTATCATTGGATAACATTATTTGAGTGACTGGACTGATGTGGAAGCTTAGGAGTTATGCTTAGCTTAGCATTGGAACAATTTATATTCAcgacaaaaccacaaaaatattaCTTCCTTCATCAGAATATcctatttgtttaaaatgaaaagccaTCGCAGATGTTTGCACTAATACTTTTATTAGAATatcctaccttttttttaaatatatattttaaatacagaggtGTTTGTAAGAAAGAAACCGAATCAGACAGGggaaacaagtttttattgaaattcaattaaacacagacatctACAAATACAgatctctgcaaaaaaaataaagaattgcTCATTAATATGTTGTATGACAGTCTAGAACAAGGTCTGCTTTTTACCAGGCTAATCAATAATGCTTTCATCTGTAACCTTAGGGAGGAAGAACTAAGAAAAGCTTTTACATGTCAGTTCTGTTAAATAATCTGTTACTTTGCATTGCTTGTTTCTAGATTGCAGAAGGTATGGCATACATTGAACAGAAGAACTACATCCACAGAGACTTGAGAGCTGCCAACATCCTGGTCAATAAGTCCTTAGTGTGCAAAATTGCTGACTTTGGCCTTGCTCGTATCATTGAGGACAATGAATACACAGCCAGAGAAGGTAAATCTCATTCCTCTACATGTCGCTGAAGAATTCATCTCATTGCTCCTTGTCATGTTAATGACATCAGTGCAAAAACGCAAAACCTTAGCAAGTACTTTTGGCTTATTGTCTAGTGCACATATcttaataaacttaaaataagactGCAAAATATacgagcttgttttaggtcaataagtCCTTAACTtctatgaaaaagtattagttccactggcagattttttttcacttgtaatAAGACTCTTTTCCCATGTTaccagtgaaataatctgcctaaTAGCAACATCAAGGAATTCTTGATCTAAAACAGGCTCCTatgtcttgcagaaaagttcCTTGTTAGAAGTTAAaagtttctcttatttcaagtgcagtaagatatttgcactaaaaacttgaccaaaaacatttggtgagattgtatgtttttgcagtgccgCTGTATGCTGAAGGGCTTacttaaacagaaatatttttgacaaggacgttttttaacattttttctagGACTTAGAATGTCTGACTGTCCAAACTAGTTCTACAGGCTtactgttttattgttctttctTAACCAGGAGCTAAGTTCCCAATCAAATGGACAGCCCCTGAAGCCATCAACTATGGctccttcacaataaaatcagACGTCTGGTCCTTTGGAATTTTGTTGACTGAGATAATCAGTTATGGACGCACCCCCTACCCAGGTGACAACGCCGCTTATTATCCTTTCAGAACGAGCACAAGTCCTGTAACGGTATTTAGGAAAATCTTTCGGAACATTGCTGGAGTGATAAAGGTTGTAAGTAATTTCTTATTTTCCAGGAATGACTAATCCAGAGGTAATCCGTTCTCTGGAGAAAGGCTACCGAATGCAGCGCCTTGACAGCTGTCCCACTGAACTTTATGACATCATGATGGAGTGCTGGAAGAACAAGCCAGAGGACCGTCCCACCTTCGACTATCTCCAGAGTGTCCTGGAAGATTTCTATACAGCCACAGAGAGCCAGTACCAGCAGCAGCCATGAGATATGATTCATTAATATGTGCTGAAGGTTCCGTTTGTGTCTGCAGTAGTGAAGTTCAGGCCACAAACCCTGTCAGTTTAGCTCTCTTTTCTCTTATTTACACACACGACACAGCAATAATAGTAGGGACTGTACAGAAATTATTAGCAGataattacttttacttttgaaagATAGGTCTTTACACGTTtgctatttaataaaaaaagctccCTGTTTTAAAAGAGAAGGAGCTACAGGGTTGGAAAGGTTTAGCTAAGTTTCTAAAAGTGAATCTCCGTTTGTGTCCACTATGAAGAGCCCACAAAGACTCACTGCCTAAAAGAATTGGATGCTATTTTTATACTTACTTTTTGTAAATTGAGAGTCGCAATAATTCCACAGTACTAAAGCTCCAACTCAGAAGGTGGTGAAAAagacattacaaaaaaatattggaaGTACATCCTAtgtcagagacagaaacacaactcagacatttgttgttgttttttctcacaatataatctattttttattgcatgtgctgtttattgaataaatagtttATTCATCAAAGCCACACAAACTGCATCAAGTTTTGTTGATAGATTAGTGCGTTAGCTCCACCTTGTGGTCTGGAGTTTAATAGAGCCTCAAAGGTTCTGCACATACAGAGAGAAAGTTACACAGCAGTCTTAAAAACAAGAGCATAGCACATTGAATGTTAATTTTTTCAGAACCGCATCAGAGTACTTGAATATTTAATGTCTGaaaattcaccataaacctTCCAGATGCACCACAATGATTATGGGTAAAGTGTTTATTGGAGGTTAGTTTTGACCTCTAACATGAAGAGTAGCActtcaaagaacattttta
This region includes:
- the hck gene encoding tyrosine-protein kinase HCK isoform X1, giving the protein MGCVGSKKEQKFPSKDTDNSDQQNRAQVHYVRDPTSGSKAGAKLSSNATSSDGESDAIALFDYEAIHEGDLGFKKGDKLRILEESGEWWRAMSISTGKEGYIPSNYVAKDTLETEDWFFKGVSRKDAERQLLAPGNRVGSFMIRDSETTKGSYSLSVRDLDPQAGDTVKHYKIRTLDNGGFYISPRITFGTLQELVGHYKKQGDGLCQTLTNACLSPKPEKPWEKDAWEIPRSSLKLEKRLGAGQFGEVWMATYNKHTKVAVKTMKPGSMSVEAFLMEANLMKSLQHDKLVRLNAVVTKEEPIYIITEYMEKGSLLDFLKSDEGNRVQLPKLIDFSAQIAEGMAYIEQKNYIHRDLRAANILVNKSLVCKIADFGLARIIEDNEYTAREGAKFPIKWTAPEAINYGSFTIKSDVWSFGILLTEIISYGRTPYPGMTNPEVIRSLEKGYRMQRLDSCPTELYDIMMECWKNKPEDRPTFDYLQSVLEDFYTATESQYQQQP
- the hck gene encoding tyrosine-protein kinase HCK isoform X2, whose protein sequence is MGCVGSKKEQKFPSKDTDNSDQQNRAQAKLSSNATSSDGESDAIALFDYEAIHEGDLGFKKGDKLRILEESGEWWRAMSISTGKEGYIPSNYVAKDTLETEDWFFKGVSRKDAERQLLAPGNRVGSFMIRDSETTKGSYSLSVRDLDPQAGDTVKHYKIRTLDNGGFYISPRITFGTLQELVGHYKKQGDGLCQTLTNACLSPKPEKPWEKDAWEIPRSSLKLEKRLGAGQFGEVWMATYNKHTKVAVKTMKPGSMSVEAFLMEANLMKSLQHDKLVRLNAVVTKEEPIYIITEYMEKGSLLDFLKSDEGNRVQLPKLIDFSAQIAEGMAYIEQKNYIHRDLRAANILVNKSLVCKIADFGLARIIEDNEYTAREGAKFPIKWTAPEAINYGSFTIKSDVWSFGILLTEIISYGRTPYPGMTNPEVIRSLEKGYRMQRLDSCPTELYDIMMECWKNKPEDRPTFDYLQSVLEDFYTATESQYQQQP